CTAGGGACAAGACGGGCAAACAGCTTTTTAATGCAACTGTAATACCAAACCGTGGCGCTTGGCTAGAATATGAAACGGACAGCGCTGATTGCCTATGGGTTAGGGTTGACAGGACAAGGAAACTGCCATTGACTGTGCTTTTGCGTGCATTTGGCATAGGCACTAATGATGAAATAGTAAATTTGTTTGGGGACACTAGCTGTTTTGAAAGCACATTTAAAAAAGACAGTTCTACAAGCGAAGAAGAGGGCTTAATAGAAATACATAAAAGGTTACGGCCTGGCGAACCGCCGACAGTTGAAAGCGCGCGCCAGCTTATTAACTCGCTGTTTTTTGATAAGAGAAGATACGACTTAGCAAGAGTCGGCAGATATAAATTCAATAAAAAATTGTCTTTGGCCACGCGGCTTGAGGGTTTGGAGTCTGCTGAAAATATAGTTGATCCTTTCACGGGAGAACTGTTTGTGGCGGCAGGCGACATAATCAACGAGGACGTAGCTAAAGAAATAGAAAATGCCGGCATTAACGAAGTGCTTGTTACTGTAGATGAAGAGACGGTAAAGGTCATAGGAAATAATTTTGTTTATGCAGATAAATACTTAGATTTCGATTTGGCTGAAGCCGGTATTAATGAAAAGGTACATTTCCCGACATTAAAGAAGATTCTAGACGAATGCGAGGGAGATGAAGCTAAATTAAAAGAACAAGTAAAAGCAAATATAAATCAGCTAATACCTAAGCACATAGTTATAGATGATGTAATAGCCTCTATAAGCTATTTGCTGGGGTTAAAACATGGAATAGGCAATACGGACGATATAGACCATCTTGGCAACAGGAGGATACGTTCGGTTGGCGAGCTTTTACAAAACCAGATAAGAGTAGGGCTTTCACGTTTGGAGCGTGTTGTTAAGGAGAGGATGTCTATTCAGGACATGGATGCGGCAATGCCTTCTAACTTGATAAACATTCGCCCTGTTACTTCTGCAGTAAAAGAATTTTTCGGTTCTTCTCAGCTGTCCCAGTTTATGGACCAGACCAATCCTTTGGCGGAACTTACGCATAAAAGGCGTCTGTCTGCATTGGGACCCGGCGGGTTAAACCGTGAACGCGCAAGTTTTGACGTTCGAGATGTTCACCATTCTCATTATGGCAGAATGTGCCCGATAGAGACTCCTGAAGGACCGAATATAGGCCTTATTGGTTCTCTTAGTACTTATGCGCGTATAAATGAATACGGATTTATAGAATCACCGTACCGTTTGATAGATAAAAAAACTAACAAGATATTAGAAGATATAGTTTACTTAACGGCAGACGATGAAGATAGCTATATAGTAGCTCAGGCAAATGAGCCGATAGGCGAAGACGGAAGGTTTGTAAAAGACCGTGTTATGTGCCGTTATTTAGATGAGATATTAGAAGTTCCAAGAGAAGATGTAGATTTAATGGATGTATCGCCAAAACAATTAGTTTCGGTAGCTACATCTATGATACCTTTCCTTGAAAACGACGATGCGAACAGGGCGCTGATGGGCTCTAACATGCAGCGTCAGGCAGTTCCGCTTCTTTGCCCTGAGTCACCGATAGTCGGTACGGGCATGGAATATAAGGCCGCTAGGGATTCCGGCGTTGCTGTATTAGCGGAAGAAGACGGAATAGTTAAATCAGTTTCGACCACTATGATAGTCATAAAGGATAAAGAAGGAAGGCTGCATGAGTACAAACTCTTGAAATTCATGAGGTCTAACCAGGGCACATGCATAACGCAGCAGCCGTTGGTATTTGCGGGCGACAAAGTCAAGACAGGAGATATAATCGCCGACGGGCCGTCTACTGATACCGGCGAACTGGCACTTGGAAGAAATGTCCTGGTCGGGTTTATGACCTGGGAAGGATATAATTACGAGGATGCTATTTTACTAAGCGAGCGCCTAGTTAAAGATGATGTATTTACATCTATTCATATAGAAGAATATGAGTGTGAAGCAAGAGACACTAAACTTGGGCCGGAAGAAATAACAAGAGAAGTTCCTAATGTCGGTGAAGAAGCGCTTAAAGATTTAGACGCAAACGGCATTATAAGGATAGGAGCGGAAGTTAAGTCTGGAGATATGCTGGTTGGAAAGATAACTCCAAAAGGCGAATCTGACCTAACTGCCGAAGAAAAATTGCTGCGCGCAATTTTCGGCGAAAAAGCAAGAGAAGTAAGAGATACTTCACTTCGCGTTCCTCACGGAGAAGGTGGCATTATAGTAGATGTCAAGATATTTACCCGTGAGAATAAAGATGAACTTTCTGCCGGTGTAAACAAGATGATACGTGTTTATATAGCACAGAAAAGAAAGATCTCAGTTGGAGATAAGATGGCAGGGCGTCACGGCAACAAGGGTGTTATATCCCGCATACTTCCAGAAGAAGATATGCCGTTTTTACCGGATGGTACACCGCTAGACGTTGTATTAAATCCGCTAGGCGTTCCTTCTCGTATGAATATAGGGCAGGTTTTAGAAGTACATTTAGGCCTTGTTGCCAAGATGTACGGATGGAAGGTTGCAACGCCGGTATTTGACGGGGCAAAAGAAGAGATGATAGCAGACCTGGCTGAAAAGATAGGGTTAAGCCCAGACGGCAAGACAGTTCTTTACGACGGGCGCTCTGGTGAACCGTTCGAAAACAAGGTTACCGTGGGATACATGTATATATTAAAACTCGCTCACTTGGTAGACGACAAGATACATGCACGTTCAACAGGTCCATATTCCTTGGTAACGCAGCAGCCTCTTGGTGGTAAAGCGCAGTTTGGCGGTCAGCGTTTCGGAGAAATGGAAGTTTGGGCGCTTAAAGCTTACGGTGCAGCACATACGTTGCAGGAGATTTTAACTGTTAAGTCAGACGATGTGGTAGGGCGTGTTAAGACATATGAGGCAATAGTCAAGGGAGAAAATATTCCGGAACCGGGAGTCCCTGAATCCTTTAAAGTCTTGATAAAAGAGCTTCAAAGCTTGGCTCTAGATGTAAAAGTGCTTTCCGATTCTAAGGAAGAGATTGCAATAAAAGAGTCAACGGATGACGATGCAGGCCTTCTTAATATAAATATTGAAGGTATAGAAGATCTGCCGACAACGGAAATGCCGCTTATAGAAGGCGACGAAGAGATAGAAGAAGAACTATCTATCGATGACGACTTTAACTTAGAAGAACTTGAAATAGAAGATATAGACGACTTGGAAATCGACAAACTGGATTCTTCTATAGAAGATATAGAAGAATTTGACGATTTAGACAAAGAATAAGCCCTATATAAAGAAAAGAGTTTTATATAGGTACATATGTTTAAATAACGAAGGGAGACGAAACTTTTGTTCGAGCTTAATAACTTTGATTCCATGCAAATAGGGCTAGCTTCACCGGAAAAAATCAGGGAATGGTCAAGAGGCGAAGTAAAAAAGCCAGAAACTATAAATTATCGTACGTTAAAACCAGAAAAGGATGGCCTTTTCTGTGAAAGAATTTTTGGGCCGACAAAAGACTGGGAATGTCATTGCGGAAGATATAAGAGGAATCGCTATAAGGGGATTATCTGCGACAAGTGCGGCGTTGAAGTAACGCGCGCAAAGGTCAGAAGAGAAAGGATGGGCCATATAGAACTGGCTGCACCTGTATCTCACATATGGTACTTTAAAGGGATACCGTCCCGTATGGGGCTGCTTTTAGACATGTCTCTTCGTTCCCTTGAAAAGGTGCTTTATTTTGCATCTTTCGTAGTCTACGATCCTGGCAACACAACGCTTGAGTATAAGCAGCTTTTAAACGATAAGGAATACCATGAAGCGGTTGAGAAATTCGGAGAAGATTCCTTTAAGGCCGGAATGGGCGCTGAAACAGTAAAGATCCTTTTAAAGAACATAGATTTAGATGCCCTTTCAGCTGAGCTTAAAGAGGAATTAAAAACTGCGACAGGGCAAAAGCGTATTCGCACAGTAAAACGCTTGGAAGTTGTAGAAGCGTTCAGAAACAGCAATAACCGCCCAGAGTGGATTATTTTAGATGTTGTTCCAGTTATTCCGCCGGAACTTAGGCCTATGGTCCAGTTAGACGGCGGCCGTTTTGCTACGTCTGACTTAAACGATTTATACAGGCGTGTTATAAACAGAAACAACCGCTTAAACAGATTGCTTCAGTTAAAAGCACCGGACATTATAGTCAGGAACGAAAAGAGGATGCTTCAAGAAGCAGTAGATGCTTTAATTGATAACGGCAGGCGCGGAAGGCAGGTTACCGGACCTGGAAACAGGCCGCTTAAATCTTTAAGCGATCTTTTACGCGGCAAGCAAGGGCGTTTCCGCCAGAACTTACTTGGTAAACGTGTAGACTATTCAGGCCGTAGCGTTATCGTTGTAGGACCAGACCTTAAGATGTACCAGTGCGGTCTTCCAAAGGAAATGGCATTAGAGTTATTTAAGCCGTTTGTAATGAAAAAACTTGTGCAGGATAACTATGCACATAATATAAAGAGCGCAAAGAGAATGGTAGAACGCGTTCGAAGCGAAGTTTGGGATGTGCTTGAAGAAGTTATAAAAGACCATCCGGTTCTTTTAAACCGTGCGCCTACGCTTCATAGGCTGGGCATACAGGCGTTTGAGCCGATACTGGTTGAGGGGCGTGCTTTAAAGATACATCCTTTGGTTTGTACCGCATACAATGCAGACTTCGACGGAGACCAAATGGCGGTTCACGTGCCGCTGTCCGTTGAGGCGCAGGCTGAATCCAGGTTTTTGATGCTTGCATCAAACAACATATTAAAGCCGCAGGACGGGAAGTCCGTTGTAAGCCCGACGCAGGATATGGTTATAGGTAGTTATTACTTAACTATACAAAGAGAAGGCTTAATTGGCGCAGGAAGCGTATTTATGTCCGTTGACGAAGCTATCATGGCTTATCAGACAGGTCAGGTTGCACTTCAGGCTCCTATAAAAGTTAGGCTTGAAGCAGAGTTTAATGGTGAAAAGTTTGAAAAGATTATTGATACAACAACGGGAAGGCTGATATTTAATACAGCTATACCTCAGGATTTAGGTTTTGTAGACAGAAGCAAAAAGGAAAATGCCGGATTTCTTGAAATAGACAGGCTGGTAGATAAAAAAGTTCTAGGCAGAATAGTTGATGCTTGCTACAGAAAACACGGAAGCACCAGGACTTCTGAAGTTTTGGACAGCGTAAAGGACTTAGGATTCAGATATTCAACAGTTGGTGCTATTACGATAAGCGTATCCGATATAGTTGTACCTGAAGAGAAAAAGGCGTTGATTGCCGATGCCGAGGAAAGAGTTATAGCTATTGAGAAAAAATATAAACGCGGGCTTTTAACAAGGCAGGAAAAGAAAGAAAATGTAATAAAAATTTGGGATGAAACCACTAAAAAAGTTACAGATGCCCTGATGGACAATCTTGACAGGTTTAATCCTATATATATGATGGCAAACTCCGGCGCCAGAGGTAGTACAAATCAGATAAGGCAGCTGGCCGGAATGCGCGGACTTATGGCAGATCCATCCGGTGAAATACTGGAGATTCCGATAAGAGCTAATTTCCGTGAAGGATTAACGGTTCTTGAATTCTTTATTTCATCGCATGGAGCCAGAAAAGGCCTTGCAGATACTGCTCTTAGGACAGCAGACTCAGGGTATTTAACGCGCCGTCTTGTCGACGTAAGCCAAGATGTTGTAGTTAGGGAAGACGATTGCTTTAAGTCATTAAACGAGCCTGTAAGAGGAACTGTCGTTAAAGCGATGACTAATGGCAAAGAAGTCATAGAACCGCTACAGGATAGGATCAAGGGGCGTTATTCGGTAGATAAGATAATAGACCCTAAAACGTCTGAAGTTTTGGTAAATGAAAATGAAATGATAACTTATGATATAGCGCAAAAGATAGTTGATGCAGGTATAACCGAAGTCAACATTCGTTCGGTTCTGACTTGCAGAAGCGAACACGGCGTATGCGCTAAGTGTTACGGCGCTAATATGGCGACAGGCGGAGAAGTAAATATTGGCGAAGCAGTTGGCATAATCGCTGCACAGTCCATAGGCGAACCTGGAACACAGCTGACCATGAGAACGTTCCATACGGGCGGCGTTGCAGGCGGAGACATAACTCAAGGTCTTCCGCGTGTTGAAGAGCTGTTTGAAGCTAGAAAGCCAAAGGGCTTAGCTGTTATCTCTGGTATAACGGGTACCATTCAGATAAACGATACCAAGAAGAGAAGAGAGATAATGGTAAGGAACGATGTGGGCGAAGCTGAGACACATACCATACCATATGGTGCAAGACTTAAAGTAGCAGAAGGGGACGCGATCGAAGCCGGCGACGAACTCACCGAAGGATCGATAAATCCAAACGATATACTAAAGATAAAAGGCATGAAAGGCGTACAAAATTACCTGCTTAAAGAAGTGCAGATGGTATACCGTTTACAGGGCGTTGAGATATCCGATAAACATATCGAGATAATAATTAGGCAGATGCTTAGAAAATGTAAAATCGAAGATTCAGGCGACACTAACATGCTGCCGGGCGCATTAATAGATATATTCGAGTTTGAACGGCAGAATAAAGAAGTAGCCGATGCCGGTGGGCAGCAGGCAACAGCTAAGAGGACGTTGCTTGGAATAACAAAAGCATCTTTAGCTACGGAGTCTTTCTTATCTGCGGCTTCATTCCAGGAGACAACGAGAGTATTAACAGATGCTGCAATAAAAGGCAAGTTAGATCCGTTGGTTGGCTTAAAGGAAAACGTTATAATAGGAAAACTGATTCCTGCCGGAACGGGTATGACCAGATATAAAGATATAGAGGTTATAAAAAACATACCGGAAAACGAGAGTGAATTGCATCCTTTCCTTGAGGAAACTAAAAATTCAAGGCAAGTTTCGTTAGACCTCTAAATTTTGGTGATATTAAAGCAATTGACAGAAACTAACCGTAATGTTAAAATTGTATTCGTTTTTATCATAAGAAGATTTACGGAGTTTGCATAATGATAAAAGAGCTTGAAAGCGCACAAAACAAAGTCATTGGTAGTAAACAGATTTTGAAGCATCTAAATGCTAAA
This genomic stretch from Eubacteriales bacterium harbors:
- the rpoB gene encoding DNA-directed RNA polymerase subunit beta, yielding MVHEVVMGKSKRMSFSQIEEVLDMPDLIEVQKDSFNQFIKQGLKEAFEDISPITDYSENLILEFVDYYIEEKPKYSVEECKERDVNYAAPLKVVVRLINKETGEMKEQEVFMGDFPLMTRKGTFIINGAERVIVSQLVRSPSVYYESSRDKTGKQLFNATVIPNRGAWLEYETDSADCLWVRVDRTRKLPLTVLLRAFGIGTNDEIVNLFGDTSCFESTFKKDSSTSEEEGLIEIHKRLRPGEPPTVESARQLINSLFFDKRRYDLARVGRYKFNKKLSLATRLEGLESAENIVDPFTGELFVAAGDIINEDVAKEIENAGINEVLVTVDEETVKVIGNNFVYADKYLDFDLAEAGINEKVHFPTLKKILDECEGDEAKLKEQVKANINQLIPKHIVIDDVIASISYLLGLKHGIGNTDDIDHLGNRRIRSVGELLQNQIRVGLSRLERVVKERMSIQDMDAAMPSNLINIRPVTSAVKEFFGSSQLSQFMDQTNPLAELTHKRRLSALGPGGLNRERASFDVRDVHHSHYGRMCPIETPEGPNIGLIGSLSTYARINEYGFIESPYRLIDKKTNKILEDIVYLTADDEDSYIVAQANEPIGEDGRFVKDRVMCRYLDEILEVPREDVDLMDVSPKQLVSVATSMIPFLENDDANRALMGSNMQRQAVPLLCPESPIVGTGMEYKAARDSGVAVLAEEDGIVKSVSTTMIVIKDKEGRLHEYKLLKFMRSNQGTCITQQPLVFAGDKVKTGDIIADGPSTDTGELALGRNVLVGFMTWEGYNYEDAILLSERLVKDDVFTSIHIEEYECEARDTKLGPEEITREVPNVGEEALKDLDANGIIRIGAEVKSGDMLVGKITPKGESDLTAEEKLLRAIFGEKAREVRDTSLRVPHGEGGIIVDVKIFTRENKDELSAGVNKMIRVYIAQKRKISVGDKMAGRHGNKGVISRILPEEDMPFLPDGTPLDVVLNPLGVPSRMNIGQVLEVHLGLVAKMYGWKVATPVFDGAKEEMIADLAEKIGLSPDGKTVLYDGRSGEPFENKVTVGYMYILKLAHLVDDKIHARSTGPYSLVTQQPLGGKAQFGGQRFGEMEVWALKAYGAAHTLQEILTVKSDDVVGRVKTYEAIVKGENIPEPGVPESFKVLIKELQSLALDVKVLSDSKEEIAIKESTDDDAGLLNINIEGIEDLPTTEMPLIEGDEEIEEELSIDDDFNLEELEIEDIDDLEIDKLDSSIEDIEEFDDLDKE
- the rpoC gene encoding DNA-directed RNA polymerase subunit beta'; its protein translation is MFELNNFDSMQIGLASPEKIREWSRGEVKKPETINYRTLKPEKDGLFCERIFGPTKDWECHCGRYKRNRYKGIICDKCGVEVTRAKVRRERMGHIELAAPVSHIWYFKGIPSRMGLLLDMSLRSLEKVLYFASFVVYDPGNTTLEYKQLLNDKEYHEAVEKFGEDSFKAGMGAETVKILLKNIDLDALSAELKEELKTATGQKRIRTVKRLEVVEAFRNSNNRPEWIILDVVPVIPPELRPMVQLDGGRFATSDLNDLYRRVINRNNRLNRLLQLKAPDIIVRNEKRMLQEAVDALIDNGRRGRQVTGPGNRPLKSLSDLLRGKQGRFRQNLLGKRVDYSGRSVIVVGPDLKMYQCGLPKEMALELFKPFVMKKLVQDNYAHNIKSAKRMVERVRSEVWDVLEEVIKDHPVLLNRAPTLHRLGIQAFEPILVEGRALKIHPLVCTAYNADFDGDQMAVHVPLSVEAQAESRFLMLASNNILKPQDGKSVVSPTQDMVIGSYYLTIQREGLIGAGSVFMSVDEAIMAYQTGQVALQAPIKVRLEAEFNGEKFEKIIDTTTGRLIFNTAIPQDLGFVDRSKKENAGFLEIDRLVDKKVLGRIVDACYRKHGSTRTSEVLDSVKDLGFRYSTVGAITISVSDIVVPEEKKALIADAEERVIAIEKKYKRGLLTRQEKKENVIKIWDETTKKVTDALMDNLDRFNPIYMMANSGARGSTNQIRQLAGMRGLMADPSGEILEIPIRANFREGLTVLEFFISSHGARKGLADTALRTADSGYLTRRLVDVSQDVVVREDDCFKSLNEPVRGTVVKAMTNGKEVIEPLQDRIKGRYSVDKIIDPKTSEVLVNENEMITYDIAQKIVDAGITEVNIRSVLTCRSEHGVCAKCYGANMATGGEVNIGEAVGIIAAQSIGEPGTQLTMRTFHTGGVAGGDITQGLPRVEELFEARKPKGLAVISGITGTIQINDTKKRREIMVRNDVGEAETHTIPYGARLKVAEGDAIEAGDELTEGSINPNDILKIKGMKGVQNYLLKEVQMVYRLQGVEISDKHIEIIIRQMLRKCKIEDSGDTNMLPGALIDIFEFERQNKEVADAGGQQATAKRTLLGITKASLATESFLSAASFQETTRVLTDAAIKGKLDPLVGLKENVIIGKLIPAGTGMTRYKDIEVIKNIPENESELHPFLEETKNSRQVSLDL